One Mustelus asterias chromosome 10, sMusAst1.hap1.1, whole genome shotgun sequence DNA window includes the following coding sequences:
- the LOC144500081 gene encoding zygote arrest protein 2.L-like has protein sequence MEGFVYAPLNTYTYNNSKARQQNWNRKSYPHGTVEAVEYLDNYKRAQLKAILSQVNPNLTPRLRKANTKEIGIQVNPKVDVSVQCSLGPRTLPRQKRRTANEGAAPGSRSPSPSAAADSGGEPEAAGATAPSPAVVRFSRPIAIYSPAFDRCLLEKDKEPGKPEEQSAPENLENDSAPQPEPKAEAPLPARNTADTAEEGSQGNTEQKDKESKAGEASQKFRFQFLEQKYGYYHCKDCNIRWESAYVWCISGTNKVYFKQFCRKCDKGYNPYRVEAILCQTCFKTRCTCIQKKRHIDPKRPHRQELCGRCRGKRLSCDNTYSFKYIV, from the exons ATGGAGGGGTTTGTCTATGCACCCCTGAACACATATACCTATAACAACTCAAAGGCAAGGCAGCAGAATTGGAATCGGAAAAGCTACCCGCATGGTACAGTGGAAGCTGTTGAATATTTGGACAACTACAAGAGAGCGCAGTTGAAAGCTATTCTCTCTCAAGTTAACCCCAACCTGACTCCCCGACTCAGGAAAGCAAATACCAAAGAGATCGGGATCCAGGTAAACCCCAAGGTCGATGTTTCTGTCCAGTGCTCCCTGGGGCCCAGGACCCTCCCTCGTCAGAAGCGCCGAACGGCAAATGAAGgcgcagcgccagggtcccgctCCCCTTCCCCAAGCGCTGCTGCTGATTCCGGCGGTGAGCCGGAGGCTGCCGGAGCCACGGCGCCTTCTCCAGCGGTTGTGCGTTTCTCTCGCCCCATCGCCATCTACTCCCCTGCGTTTGACCGGTGCCtgctggaaaaggacaaggagccCGGAAAACCCGAGGAACAGAGTGCCCCGGAAAACTTGGAGAACGATTCTGCGCCACAGCCCGAACCCAAAGCAGAAGCTCCTCTTCCAGCCAGAAACACTGCGGACACAGCAGAGGAAGGAAGCCAGGGAAACACCGAGCAGAAGGATAAAGAAAGCAAGGCAGGCGAAGCGAGCCAGAAGTTCAGATTTCAG TTTCTGGAACAGAAGTATGGATATTACCACTGCAAAGACTGCAATATCAGATGGGAAAGTGCTTATGTCTGGTGTATTTCTGGAACCAACAAG GTTTACTTCAAGCAATTTTGTCGCAAGTGTGATAAGGGATACAATCCTTACAGGGTGGAAGCTATTCTGTGCCAG ACTTGCTTCAAAACCCGCTGCACTTGCATTCAGAAGAAGCGACACATTGACCCAAAGAGACCACACCGCCAGGAATTGTGTGGTCGTTGCCGAGGCAAGAGATTATCCTGTGACAATACATATAGTTTCAAGTATATTGTCTGA